A single Nocardioides bizhenqiangii DNA region contains:
- a CDS encoding LuxR C-terminal-related transcriptional regulator, whose amino-acid sequence MEDSLSAAPVAIGLERSLLEVKFSVPETRPGMVSRTEMIDATRASDCRVVGVTAPAGYGKTTLLAQWALVEDRRVAWVSLDRYDDDPGVLLILLASAYARVSPGNDDLVADMSGLCVDALGRAAPRLASAFKSSPQPFVLMVDDLQELQTSACYDALGVAISGIPQGSQWVGASRFEQPHLPRLRASGDALELVGDDLALDVVGAEQVFAEADVEVSREVATEVTGRTEGWPAGLYLAAMIARSDRDQGLSVSGDDRYVADYLYRESLMLLPKKTQRFLRRTAILDQMSAPLCDAVLGESGSQARLRALEASNSFLVPLDRHREWFRYHGLYREFLLGELRRVEPDVITKLHLRAADWYQSHGSPTLAIEHLLDTSEHDRCVQLVTEQVLPMYMAGQVPTVQRWLSALGESAVQDYPPLAVLAGWISALTGQTAAAERWAAVIDAASFDQTPLDGSASFSSARAMLRAVMCASGPEQMMIDADVAMAQEPAWSPFRDTALVMAAHAHLLAGHEAEAAALFAETITVGTNLGNTDNRVDAAAELALLATDHGRWAEAAERVGQALEVIDEHRLQDYAVSVLAFAVAARLAVRRGDLDEADRQLTRAMRARPSCTFVLPFLAVRARLQLAKVYSIRGDQAAARHLVREIDELLLHRPALGALVDQVAEVRQTVAANAQLGATGAAPLTGAELRLLPYLQTHLTIAEIGERLFVSRNTVSSEVASIYRKLGVSSRNSAVLQATRIGLLGA is encoded by the coding sequence GTGGAGGATTCCCTCTCGGCCGCCCCTGTGGCTATCGGGCTCGAACGTTCCTTGCTCGAGGTCAAGTTCTCGGTGCCCGAGACTCGTCCGGGCATGGTGAGTCGCACCGAAATGATCGACGCGACCCGGGCAAGTGACTGCCGGGTGGTCGGCGTGACCGCGCCCGCCGGCTATGGCAAGACAACCCTGCTCGCCCAATGGGCACTCGTGGAGGATCGTCGTGTGGCCTGGGTATCCCTGGACCGTTACGACGACGACCCCGGGGTGCTGCTCATCCTGCTGGCCTCGGCCTACGCTCGTGTTTCGCCGGGCAACGACGACCTCGTCGCCGACATGAGTGGCCTATGCGTGGACGCCCTGGGACGGGCCGCGCCCCGCCTCGCCTCGGCATTCAAGTCGAGCCCGCAGCCATTCGTGCTCATGGTGGACGACCTGCAAGAGCTGCAGACGTCGGCGTGCTACGACGCCCTGGGCGTGGCGATCTCGGGGATTCCGCAAGGCTCCCAGTGGGTCGGGGCGAGTCGGTTCGAGCAGCCCCACCTGCCTCGGCTCCGCGCCTCCGGAGACGCGTTGGAGCTCGTGGGCGACGACCTGGCCCTGGATGTGGTCGGGGCCGAGCAGGTCTTCGCCGAAGCCGACGTTGAGGTCTCCCGCGAGGTGGCGACAGAGGTGACCGGGAGGACCGAGGGTTGGCCGGCTGGTCTCTATCTGGCGGCGATGATCGCTCGCTCCGACCGCGACCAGGGGCTCTCGGTGTCCGGAGACGACCGGTACGTGGCCGACTACCTGTACCGCGAGTCCCTGATGCTGTTGCCCAAGAAGACCCAGCGCTTCCTGCGCCGGACGGCGATCCTCGACCAGATGTCCGCCCCCCTGTGCGATGCCGTCCTCGGCGAGTCCGGTAGCCAGGCCCGGCTCCGTGCGCTGGAGGCATCGAATTCGTTCCTGGTCCCGCTCGACCGTCACCGTGAGTGGTTCCGTTACCACGGGCTGTACCGGGAGTTTCTCCTCGGTGAGCTGCGACGCGTCGAGCCCGACGTCATCACCAAGCTGCACCTGCGCGCCGCTGACTGGTACCAGTCCCACGGATCCCCGACCCTGGCCATCGAGCACCTGCTGGACACCTCCGAGCACGACCGGTGCGTCCAGCTGGTCACCGAGCAGGTGCTGCCGATGTACATGGCCGGCCAAGTGCCGACCGTCCAGCGGTGGCTCTCGGCACTGGGCGAATCCGCTGTGCAGGACTACCCACCGTTGGCAGTCCTGGCCGGATGGATCAGCGCACTGACCGGGCAGACCGCGGCGGCGGAACGGTGGGCGGCGGTCATCGACGCCGCCTCGTTCGACCAGACGCCATTGGACGGCAGTGCATCGTTCAGCTCCGCCCGGGCCATGCTGCGTGCAGTCATGTGCGCATCGGGACCCGAGCAGATGATGATCGACGCCGACGTCGCGATGGCCCAGGAGCCGGCCTGGAGCCCGTTTCGCGACACGGCGCTCGTGATGGCCGCGCACGCGCACCTGCTCGCCGGCCACGAGGCCGAGGCCGCGGCGCTGTTCGCCGAGACGATCACCGTCGGCACGAACCTCGGCAACACCGACAATCGCGTTGATGCAGCGGCCGAGCTCGCGCTGCTGGCGACGGATCACGGCAGGTGGGCCGAGGCGGCCGAACGCGTCGGCCAGGCGCTCGAAGTCATCGACGAGCATCGACTGCAGGATTATGCCGTCAGCGTGCTCGCCTTCGCGGTGGCGGCGCGCCTGGCGGTACGCCGTGGCGATCTGGACGAGGCGGACCGACAGCTCACGCGGGCGATGCGAGCCCGACCGTCGTGCACGTTCGTGCTGCCCTTCTTGGCCGTGCGCGCCCGGCTGCAGCTCGCCAAGGTCTACTCCATCCGAGGAGACCAGGCCGCTGCTCGCCACCTGGTGCGAGAGATCGACGAGCTCCTGCTCCACCGACCCGCCCTGGGCGCGCTCGTCGACCAGGTAGCGGAGGTCCGCCAAACGGTGGCCGCGAACGCCCAACTCGGCGCCACCGGCGCAGCACCCCTGACTGGTGCGGAGCTGCGGCTGTTGCCCTACCTTCAGACGCATCTGACGATCGCCGAGATCGGGGAACGGCTGTTCGTCAGCCGCAACACAGTCAGCTCCGAAGTGGCCTCGATCTATCGCAAGCTGGGCGTCTCCTCACGCAACAGCGCGGTACTACAGGCCACCCGAATCGGCCTCCTCGGCGCGTGA